A region from the Cryptosporangium arvum DSM 44712 genome encodes:
- a CDS encoding response regulator transcription factor, whose amino-acid sequence MLLVVDDDSRVRTVVSWQLESEGYAVQVAADGATAWRRIVEQRPDLVVLDLSLPGLSGLDLLRRLRENGDRTPVVVLSGRSGEGDRILGLDLGADDYLVKPFSPGELAARVRSVLRRTGPAPVAPAPRTGLRIDPASREVELDGEPVPLTAREFDLLAFLAGHPRHVFTRAQLLEQVWSSSQAWQSEATVTEHVHRLRHKLGHRFLVTVRGVGYRLEP is encoded by the coding sequence ATGTTACTCGTGGTCGACGACGACAGCCGGGTGCGCACGGTCGTCTCCTGGCAGCTGGAGTCCGAGGGGTACGCGGTCCAGGTGGCCGCGGACGGCGCCACGGCCTGGCGCCGCATCGTCGAGCAGCGCCCCGACCTCGTCGTCCTCGACCTGTCGCTGCCCGGCCTGTCCGGGCTCGACCTGCTCCGGCGGCTGCGCGAGAACGGCGACCGGACACCGGTCGTCGTGCTCTCCGGGCGTAGCGGCGAGGGTGACCGCATCCTGGGCCTCGACCTCGGCGCCGACGACTACCTGGTGAAGCCGTTCTCCCCGGGCGAGCTGGCCGCGCGGGTGCGGTCGGTGTTGCGGCGCACCGGCCCGGCGCCGGTCGCCCCGGCGCCGCGCACCGGTCTGCGCATCGATCCGGCCAGCCGCGAGGTGGAGCTCGACGGCGAGCCGGTGCCGCTCACCGCCCGCGAGTTCGACCTGCTCGCGTTCCTGGCCGGGCACCCCCGGCACGTGTTCACCCGGGCCCAGCTGCTCGAGCAGGTCTGGTCGAGCTCGCAGGCCTGGCAGAGCGAGGCCACGGTCACCGAGCACGTGCACCGGTTACGCCACAAGCTCGGCCATCGGTTCCTGGTCACCGTGCGGGGCGTCGGCTACCGGCTGGAACCATGA
- a CDS encoding GAF domain-containing sensor histidine kinase, whose amino-acid sequence MSLDHADVVALLDRQTGILEQITTGVTLPGVLTGIATTFEDLVPGCCCSVLLVDPDAATLRHGAAPSLPAEYLNAIDGLTIGASAGSCGTAAYTGRPVVAVDVRVDARWERYRSLADRFGLRACWSTPIRGRDGVTGTFAVYHPAPHRPTSRERHLVERLTHLAAVAIDHDGAERERRRRVDAELAQQAAEAADRAKTDFVAALGHELRTPLQAITGFTELLGTLELDRDRRAAALEHIGAAADHILAIVDDVLDVARIEANALPLTVAPVALAPVVDDVLAMLDPLASAERVRLHVLAGRPADLLADERRLRQVLLNLVGNAVRYNRADGVVRIGWALDGGRAAITVDDTGPGLAPEFLDRLFVPFDRLGADSEEGVGLGLPLARGLTEAMGGTLQVCSEIGEGTKVTVVLPLA is encoded by the coding sequence ATGAGCCTCGACCACGCGGACGTCGTCGCGCTGCTCGACCGGCAGACCGGGATCCTCGAGCAGATCACCACGGGGGTCACACTGCCCGGCGTGCTCACCGGCATCGCGACCACGTTCGAGGACCTGGTGCCGGGCTGCTGCTGCTCGGTGCTGCTGGTGGACCCCGACGCGGCGACGCTGCGTCACGGCGCGGCCCCGTCGTTGCCGGCCGAGTACCTGAACGCGATCGACGGGCTGACGATCGGCGCCAGCGCCGGGTCGTGCGGCACGGCGGCCTACACCGGCCGGCCGGTCGTCGCCGTCGACGTGCGGGTGGACGCCCGGTGGGAGCGTTACCGCTCGCTCGCCGACCGGTTCGGCCTGCGGGCCTGCTGGTCGACGCCGATCCGTGGGCGCGACGGCGTCACCGGCACGTTCGCCGTGTACCACCCCGCCCCGCACCGGCCGACGTCACGCGAGCGCCATCTCGTCGAACGGCTGACCCACCTCGCGGCGGTGGCGATCGACCACGACGGGGCCGAACGCGAACGCCGCCGGCGGGTCGACGCCGAGCTCGCGCAGCAGGCCGCCGAGGCCGCCGACCGGGCCAAGACCGACTTCGTCGCCGCGCTCGGGCACGAGTTGCGCACGCCCCTGCAGGCGATCACCGGGTTCACCGAGCTGCTCGGCACGCTGGAGCTGGACCGCGATCGCCGGGCGGCGGCGCTGGAGCACATCGGCGCGGCCGCCGACCACATCCTGGCGATCGTCGACGACGTCCTCGACGTCGCCCGGATCGAGGCGAACGCGCTGCCGCTCACCGTGGCCCCGGTCGCGCTCGCGCCGGTGGTGGACGACGTGCTCGCGATGCTGGATCCACTCGCGAGCGCCGAGCGGGTCCGCCTGCACGTGCTCGCGGGCCGCCCGGCCGACCTGCTCGCCGACGAACGGCGTCTCCGGCAGGTGCTGCTGAACCTGGTGGGAAACGCGGTGCGCTACAACCGGGCCGACGGCGTGGTCCGGATCGGGTGGGCGCTCGACGGCGGACGCGCCGCGATCACCGTGGACGACACCGGGCCGGGCCTGGCGCCCGAGTTCCTCGACCGGCTCTTCGTCCCGTTCGACCGGCTCGGCGCGGACTCCGAGGAGGGCGTCGGGCTCGGTCTCCCGCTGGCCCGCGGGCTCACCGAGGCGATGGGCGGGACGCTCCAGGTTTGCAGCGAGATCGGCGAGGGCACGAAGGTGACCGTCGTGCTGCCGCTGGCGTAG